TAGAAGATCAACTCAAAGTCGGGAAAAGAGGTGGCACAGACATCTACTTAGAAGGGATGTTTTATTTCAAAAAAACCGTTTGGATAGGTTAAATTACCTCTAAAAAGGCCTTGACAACCTTGGTAAAGATGTTTAAATAATATAAAAAACTTGTTAAATATGGCGGCGTAGCTCAACAGGTTAGAGCATGTGGCTCATATCCACAGGGTTGGGGGTTCGAGTCCCTCCGCCGCCACTAAATTAAATCCCTTGAGGAAAGGCTATGAAGGATAAGATTGAGGTAAAAAAGATTGCCACTCCTCAAGAAGCAGCCCAGCTTCTTAGGCAAATTGCCGAGGAAGTAGAACAAGGTAAGGTAAAGATTGAACAGGTGGAAATAGATTTGCCTGCCAATTTTGAATGTGAACTGAAGTATAAGGTTAAAGAAGACAAAAAAGAATTTGAAATAGAGTTTACTTGGAGGAGTTAAGTTTTAGCTGGCGGCGTAGCCAAGCGGTAAGGCGACGGCCTGCAAAGCCGTGAATCCGGGGTTCGAATCCCCGCGCCGCCTTTACTTTTTATATCACTTTTAATTATGTTCAGATTAAAAGTACAAGATTCTTTTTCTTCAGCCCACTTCTTAAGAAACTACGAAGGTCCATGTGAAAAACTTCATGGACATAATTGGAAGGTAGAGGTGGTAGTAGAAGGAGAACGTTTAAACGAGCTTGATATGCTCATCGATTTCAAAGAGCTAAAAAAAGCCCTAAAAGAAACTTTGAAAAGCTTAGACCATCGTCTTTTAAACGACCTCCCCTATTTTTTGGAGGTTAACCCTTCATCTGAAAGGATTGCCCAATATATCTTTCAAGACCTCAAGAAAAAACTTTCTTTATATACAAACTTAAAGATTAAAGAAGTAACTGTTTTTGAAACAGAAAAGGCCTGTGCCACCTACTTTGAACCTTAAAATCTCTGAGACCTTTTTCTCTATCCAAGGGGAAGGTCCTTTTGCAGGTTATCCTACGTTTTTTGTAAGACTTTTTGGGTGTAACCTAAAATGTACATGGTGTGATACCCTTTATGCAAGAGAAAGTGATAAATACCAAAGCATAACCTTAGAAGAGATAATTAAGTTATGGGAAAACCACTATTCTTCAATCCCCTACATCGCTATCACAGGTGGTGAACCCTTGCTTCAACCAGAAGTCTATCCTTTAATAGATAGGTTTTTGAATAAAAAATGTATAGTTTGCATAGAAACCAACGGAAGCCTCTCTCTTAAGCACCTTCCTCCTCAAGTGATTAAAGTTATGGACCTAAAAACTCCCTCTTCTGGAATGGCAGACCACAATCTATATGAAAACATCGACTTTCTTAGCTCAAAGGACGTCATAAAGTTTGTAATACAAGACAGAAAAGATTTCGAGTTTGCTTTAGATAAAATTAAAACTTTTGACCTTATCTCTAAAACCCAAGTGTATTTTTCTCCGGTATTTGAAAAGCTTTCTCCTAAAGAACTGGCGAACTGGCTTTTAGAAGTTAAACTACCTATAAGATTACAAATTCAACTGCACAAACTTTTAAACTTAAAATAAATCTATACGATTTAAATTGTAGATTTTATTTTTTTGTGTTAAAATAATCACTATGAAAGAACAAGATTTAAATGTCTTAGAACAAGAAACAACCGAAGTTTTATCTCAACTTCCCGCAATCGTCGAAGAAAGTCTCCCCGCTAAATTTGACCCTCTCCAAAAATATCTGAAAGAAATCAGTAAATATCCGGTACTTACCAGAGAGGAAGAAGAACAGATAGCTAAAGCTTATTATGAAACTAAGGACCCTCGATTAGCTTATAAATTGGTGGTCTCAAATCTTAAATTAGTGGTAAAAATAGCCTTAGAATTTCAGAAATTTTGGGCTCACAACTTCTTAGACCTTATCCAAGAGGGTAATCTTGGGTTACTTCAAGCGGTAAAAAAATTTGACCCTTATAAAGGGGTTAAATTTTCTTATTATGCCTCTTTCTGGATAAAAGCTTACATTCTTAAATACATTATGGATAATTGGAAACTTGTTAAAATGGGAACTACACAAGCTCAAAGAAAATTATTTTATAAACTTCGCAAGGAAAAAGAAAAACTTGCAGCCTTAGGTTTTGAGCCAACTTCTGTAGAGATAGCTAAACGTTTAGGAGTTAAAGAAAAAGAAGTAGAAGAAATGGAACAGAGAATGTTTTCTCAAGACCTAAGTCTTGAAGCACCGATAGGGTACGACTCTGAAGATACCTTAGCCAGTTTTCTTAAAGATCATAGACCTACTCCGGAAGAAATCTATGCCAAAGAAGAAATGCTTTCAAAGTTTAAAAAGCTTTTAAAAGAGTTTGCCCAAACGCTGTCTGGCAAAGATTATGTTATCTTTCACGAAAGACTATTTACCGAAAACCCTAAAACTTTGAATGAACTTTCTCAAAAGTTAGGGATTTCTAAGGAAAGGGTTAGACAAATAGAAGAAAAAGTTATTAAAAACCTTAAAAAATTTCTTGAAGAGAGGCTACCTGATGTTCAATACTACACCCTGGCACTTCCAGAAAATCTTTAGTTTATCTCTGATATTTGTTCTCTTCTGTCTTTTTATTCCTGCCTGCTCCTTTGCTTCTAATCACAAAGGCTTAGCTTATTACTACTTTCTTTTAGCCTTAAGACAGGAAAACCCAGAAAAAACAGAACAATATCTAAAAAAAGCCATAAAACTTGACAAAAAAAGCCTTTATCTACAAAAACAGTTAATTTTATACTATCTTCAAAACAAAAAGTTTAAACAGGCAGAGAGTTTAGCTAAAAATCTTCTTTCTGAGTATCCCGATGAAAAAGAACTTACCTTAATTTTAGCCAAAATTTATCTTTTTGAAGATAGACCTTATAAGGCAGCTAACCTACTTGAAAACCTCCTGGAAAAAGAACCTAAAAATGAAGAGATTTTAAGTTTATTGATAAACATTTATCTTGAAAAAAAAGACTGGAATTCTGCTTTATCTCACTTAGAAAAATTACTAAAAATAGACCCTAATAACTATGTTGCTTGGTTGTTTAAAGGTAGGGTTTTAAAGGAATTAAAGAGACTGAAAGAAGCTAAAGAAGCTTATCTAAATGCTTTAAAAAATTCTTCTGATAACAGAATGATTTTGATTGAACTCCTAAAATTTTTAGAAGAAAATAAAGAAGACCAACAGTTAGAAGAGATTTTAAAGGTGCTTATTCAAAAATATCCTACAGATGAGAACCTTATCAAGCTCTTGTTAGGTTTTTATGTAGAAAAAGGAGACTGGCAAAACTCTGAAAAACTTCTCAAAGACATTCCAGAAGGTCTAAAAGATAAACCTGAAATGCTTTTTTTCTTAGGATTTTGTTTAGAGAATCAAAAGAAAATAGACGAGGCTTTGGAAATTTATAAAAAAATTTTGCCTAAGAATGAATGGGGATTAGAGGCTTCTAAGAGAATAGTTTTAATCTTGAGAAAAAAGGATAGAAAACAAGCTTTAGATTATTTCAAAACCTTAGAAGAAAAAACCAAAAAAGATAAATCATGGTATAAGCTGTTGATAAGCTCAGCTGAGGCCTTAGATCTTTGTGAAAAAGGGGTGCAATATGGAGAAGAAGCCTTCAAATTATATCCAGATGAATTAGAGATAATCCTTAGTTTAGCCTCTAACTATGCCTGTTTAGAAAACTATCAAAAGGTCTTAGACCTTACGCTTCCATGGTTAAGTAAAATGCCAGAAAATCCTCATGTTTTAAATTTTGTGGGATATAGTTATGTAGAATTAGGGAAAAATCTTGAAGAGGCAGAAAAACTACTTCTAAAAGCCTTACAGTTTAAGCCTAATGACCCTTACATCCTTGATAGTTTAGGCTGGTGTTATTATAAAATGGGGAAAATTGACCTCGCTTACCAGTATTTAGAAAAGGCAGTAAACAACTTATCTGAGGAAGAAGCTGTTATCCTAGAGCATTTAGCTGACCTGTTGGTAGTGAAAAAGGAAACATCAAAGGCTTGTAATCTTTATAAAAGAGCCCTAAATGCCTCCTTTCATCTCAGAGATACTGAAAGGATAAAAAATAAAATAAAAACCTTAGGTTGTGAATAAAGCTTCTGCTCTAACTAAAGTTATCTTTTGGTTACACTTACCCTTTTTCTTGGTTGCTTGTAGTAAAAAACCTGTCTATTTTTTGTCTGAAACCCTATCTGATAGCATCTACACCGGGAACGTATGGATTACGATAGAGATTAATCAAAGAGAAAAACAAGAAATTAATACAGTTTACGGAGATTTTCAGTTAAGTGCTAAGTTTTTTTATCTAAGGCTAAAAGACCCCTTTGGGACAACTTTAGGGGTTTTGGTTTGGAATACAGAGGAAAAAGAACAAATAAAAATATACGACATATACCATCAAAAAATACTGGTTATTTCTTTTTCTAAAGGTTTTAATCCTAAAGACCTTCCTCAACATTTTTTGGGAATAAAAGAACAGGAAAAAACATGGGAAGTTCCTAATCATGGTATTATAAAATATAGTTTTGACAAAAATTCTGGACAAGGAAAAGTTAAGTTTGAAGTGAAAGGTTTTGAAGTATCTTGGAAGTTTAGAAGTTTAAACTCTGTAAACAAACTCCTTTGGGACCCTGCGTTGTATCAAAAACTTTTAGAAAAAGAGGCTCAAAAAGAATTAATTCAGTTTTGATTTTTCCTTTTTGATAGGTCTAATTTTTATCAAAACTTCTTCGACCGTTTGGGGACTAGCCTTTAAAATTTTAATTTCTAAATTATCATAATAAATTACCTCCCCTTCTCCTGGAATTTTTCCTGTAACAGAATAAATAAAACCATTTAAAGTCTCATAATCTCCTGGGGAGTAGAATATAAATTGTGTCTTTTAATAAAATATTTTAGAGGCATAATAAAAATTTTTAATATTTTTTAAATTAATGATAACATAAAACCTAAAAGACTAAACTAACCAGGAGGTCTGTAAAATGAAAAACTTAGACTTAGATTTAGAAAAAGTTTTAAGTGAAATCTCAAAAATTGAATCAAAAGAGGGTATCAAAATGGCTGCTGCACT
Above is a genomic segment from Thermodesulfobacterium commune DSM 2178 containing:
- a CDS encoding transporter associated domain-containing protein, encoding MFYSPGDYETLNGFIYSVTGKIPGEGEVIYYDNLEIKILKASPQTVEEVLIKIRPIKKEKSKLN
- a CDS encoding sigma-70 family RNA polymerase sigma factor, translated to MKEQDLNVLEQETTEVLSQLPAIVEESLPAKFDPLQKYLKEISKYPVLTREEEEQIAKAYYETKDPRLAYKLVVSNLKLVVKIALEFQKFWAHNFLDLIQEGNLGLLQAVKKFDPYKGVKFSYYASFWIKAYILKYIMDNWKLVKMGTTQAQRKLFYKLRKEKEKLAALGFEPTSVEIAKRLGVKEKEVEEMEQRMFSQDLSLEAPIGYDSEDTLASFLKDHRPTPEEIYAKEEMLSKFKKLLKEFAQTLSGKDYVIFHERLFTENPKTLNELSQKLGISKERVRQIEEKVIKNLKKFLEERLPDVQYYTLALPENL
- a CDS encoding amphi-Trp domain-containing protein, with translation MKDKIEVKKIATPQEAAQLLRQIAEEVEQGKVKIEQVEIDLPANFECELKYKVKEDKKEFEIEFTWRS
- the queD gene encoding 6-carboxytetrahydropterin synthase QueD, with amino-acid sequence MFRLKVQDSFSSAHFLRNYEGPCEKLHGHNWKVEVVVEGERLNELDMLIDFKELKKALKETLKSLDHRLLNDLPYFLEVNPSSERIAQYIFQDLKKKLSLYTNLKIKEVTVFETEKACATYFEP
- a CDS encoding 7-carboxy-7-deazaguanine synthase QueE, which produces MKQKRPVPPTLNLKISETFFSIQGEGPFAGYPTFFVRLFGCNLKCTWCDTLYARESDKYQSITLEEIIKLWENHYSSIPYIAITGGEPLLQPEVYPLIDRFLNKKCIVCIETNGSLSLKHLPPQVIKVMDLKTPSSGMADHNLYENIDFLSSKDVIKFVIQDRKDFEFALDKIKTFDLISKTQVYFSPVFEKLSPKELANWLLEVKLPIRLQIQLHKLLNLK
- a CDS encoding tetratricopeptide repeat protein; its protein translation is MFNTTPWHFQKIFSLSLIFVLFCLFIPACSFASNHKGLAYYYFLLALRQENPEKTEQYLKKAIKLDKKSLYLQKQLILYYLQNKKFKQAESLAKNLLSEYPDEKELTLILAKIYLFEDRPYKAANLLENLLEKEPKNEEILSLLINIYLEKKDWNSALSHLEKLLKIDPNNYVAWLFKGRVLKELKRLKEAKEAYLNALKNSSDNRMILIELLKFLEENKEDQQLEEILKVLIQKYPTDENLIKLLLGFYVEKGDWQNSEKLLKDIPEGLKDKPEMLFFLGFCLENQKKIDEALEIYKKILPKNEWGLEASKRIVLILRKKDRKQALDYFKTLEEKTKKDKSWYKLLISSAEALDLCEKGVQYGEEAFKLYPDELEIILSLASNYACLENYQKVLDLTLPWLSKMPENPHVLNFVGYSYVELGKNLEEAEKLLLKALQFKPNDPYILDSLGWCYYKMGKIDLAYQYLEKAVNNLSEEEAVILEHLADLLVVKKETSKACNLYKRALNASFHLRDTERIKNKIKTLGCE